The proteins below are encoded in one region of Amycolatopsis magusensis:
- a CDS encoding helix-turn-helix domain-containing protein — MDAMNSTESHQGQAGHPIPPTAWEQPEMREALAAREISSVYRQLRKHGVSQRQIAAMTGQSQSEVSEILKGRQVMAYDVLVRIADGLGVARGYMGLAYDEATAIQVVGNADGRQAEEDESVKRRKFLAHAAQVTMGAAVFGPASEAWATRPARTPAPGRIGMTDVRQMEAATRALRALDYQYGGGFCRDAVVAQLSWGQQMLESSGAELVKSRLYVALADLHSLAGWTSFDTGLVDSARGHFANALDLAKQGDNNPLVANVLYRMGRVYLHQDAPNDALKLFQLGQIAAQESGSELAISVLCANQAWAYAMMGNEEQALKLLGRTKDEFARADIANAESWVQFFNETDVYAMIGTVHTALAIEGKVDHTKYAIPALTRAVEAYGDDMARSRVFNLSALATNHLLEGDLDQGARVGGKALDAAEGLKSARIKDRMMPLKVEAERRRNNADARDLADRINAFYAA, encoded by the coding sequence ATGGACGCCATGAACAGCACGGAGTCCCACCAGGGACAAGCTGGTCATCCCATCCCGCCGACTGCTTGGGAGCAGCCGGAGATGCGAGAGGCGCTGGCCGCCCGCGAGATCAGCTCGGTCTACCGGCAGCTGCGCAAGCACGGTGTGTCCCAGCGCCAGATCGCCGCGATGACCGGCCAGTCGCAGTCCGAGGTGTCGGAGATCCTCAAGGGACGCCAGGTCATGGCCTACGACGTCCTGGTCCGGATCGCCGACGGCCTGGGTGTCGCCAGGGGATACATGGGCCTCGCCTACGACGAGGCCACGGCGATACAGGTCGTCGGCAACGCCGACGGCCGGCAGGCTGAGGAGGACGAGTCCGTGAAACGGCGGAAGTTCCTCGCGCACGCCGCGCAGGTCACCATGGGTGCAGCGGTCTTCGGACCGGCGTCCGAGGCTTGGGCGACGCGTCCCGCGAGGACACCGGCGCCTGGCCGGATCGGGATGACCGACGTCCGGCAGATGGAGGCGGCCACCCGGGCGCTGCGTGCGCTGGACTACCAGTACGGCGGCGGTTTCTGCCGCGACGCGGTGGTCGCGCAGCTGTCCTGGGGACAGCAGATGCTCGAATCCAGCGGTGCCGAACTGGTCAAGTCCCGGCTCTACGTGGCACTGGCCGATCTGCACAGCCTGGCGGGCTGGACCTCGTTCGACACCGGCCTGGTCGACTCGGCGCGCGGGCACTTCGCCAACGCGCTGGACCTGGCCAAGCAGGGCGACAACAACCCGCTGGTGGCCAACGTGCTGTATCGGATGGGCCGGGTCTACCTGCACCAGGACGCGCCCAACGACGCGCTCAAGCTGTTCCAGCTGGGCCAGATCGCGGCCCAGGAATCGGGCTCCGAGCTGGCGATCTCCGTGCTGTGCGCGAACCAGGCCTGGGCCTACGCGATGATGGGCAACGAGGAGCAGGCGCTCAAGCTGCTCGGCCGCACCAAGGACGAGTTCGCCCGTGCGGACATCGCCAACGCCGAGTCCTGGGTGCAGTTCTTCAACGAGACCGACGTCTACGCGATGATCGGCACGGTGCACACCGCGCTGGCCATCGAGGGCAAGGTGGACCACACCAAGTACGCGATCCCGGCGCTGACCAGGGCGGTCGAGGCCTACGGTGACGACATGGCCCGCAGCCGGGTGTTCAACCTCAGCGCGCTGGCCACCAACCACCTGCTCGAGGGCGACCTCGACCAGGGCGCGCGGGTGGGCGGCAAGGCGCTGGACGCGGCCGAGGGCCTGAAGTCGGCGCGGATCAAGGACCGCATGATGCCGCTGAAGGTCGAGGCCGAGCGGCGCCGGAACAACGCCGACGCCCGCGACCTCGCCGACCGGATCAACGCGTTCTACGCCGCCTGA
- a CDS encoding MFS transporter yields the protein MDTRPDALAEPTTRVRPGWTALLFFANFGLWLGFYAPIQVLLPRQAELLDAAGKELVFGIVTGVGAFVSLIANPAIGLLSDRTTSRFGRRHPWTVAGAALGAAGLALLAVAPNVLVMTIGWCLVQAGLNGMLATLTSALPDRVPVGQRAQIGGFIGISQMFGTVLGAVLVTVLVTSLAGGYLVCALVVLAGAAVFVLRTPDAALPAAWRPGGSLRELPSRMWISPRRHPDFARAWGCHFLIGLGNALGTLYLLFFLKDAVGHPDPDTGLLVLMGLYGLALIVGALGAGVLSDRSGRRKPYVVWASAAMALAALLLVFSQTWVAALFAAPLLGIGFGTYWAVAMAILTQVLPAAQDRAKDLGVVNIANALPQVVAPLLATAILAGFGGYPGLFAASAVATLLAGFAVTRIRSVR from the coding sequence ATGGACACTAGGCCCGACGCCCTCGCCGAACCGACCACCCGGGTCCGCCCCGGCTGGACCGCGCTGCTGTTCTTCGCGAACTTCGGCCTGTGGCTGGGTTTCTACGCCCCCATTCAGGTGTTGCTACCGCGGCAGGCGGAGCTGCTCGACGCGGCGGGCAAGGAACTGGTGTTCGGCATCGTGACCGGCGTCGGCGCGTTCGTCTCGCTGATCGCCAATCCCGCCATCGGCCTGCTCTCGGACCGGACCACCTCGCGCTTCGGCCGCCGCCACCCGTGGACCGTGGCGGGTGCGGCGCTCGGCGCCGCCGGGCTCGCGCTGCTGGCCGTCGCGCCGAACGTGCTGGTGATGACGATCGGCTGGTGCCTGGTCCAGGCCGGGTTGAACGGCATGCTCGCCACGCTGACCTCGGCGCTGCCCGATCGGGTGCCGGTCGGGCAGCGGGCGCAGATCGGCGGCTTCATCGGCATCAGCCAGATGTTCGGCACCGTGCTCGGCGCGGTTTTGGTCACCGTGCTCGTCACCAGCCTGGCCGGCGGATACCTCGTCTGCGCGCTCGTCGTACTCGCGGGCGCCGCGGTGTTCGTGCTGCGCACGCCGGACGCCGCACTGCCCGCCGCCTGGCGGCCGGGCGGTTCGCTGCGGGAACTGCCGAGCCGGATGTGGATCTCGCCGCGGCGGCACCCGGACTTCGCGCGGGCGTGGGGCTGCCACTTCCTGATCGGCCTCGGCAACGCGCTCGGCACGCTCTACCTGCTGTTCTTCCTCAAGGACGCGGTCGGCCACCCCGACCCGGACACCGGCCTGCTGGTGCTCATGGGGCTGTACGGCCTCGCGTTGATCGTCGGCGCGCTCGGCGCCGGGGTGCTGTCGGACCGCTCCGGCCGCCGCAAGCCGTACGTCGTCTGGGCCTCGGCCGCGATGGCGCTGGCCGCGCTGCTGCTCGTCTTCTCGCAGACCTGGGTCGCGGCGCTGTTCGCGGCTCCGCTGCTCGGCATCGGCTTCGGCACCTACTGGGCGGTGGCGATGGCGATCCTGACGCAGGTGCTGCCCGCCGCGCAGGACCGGGCGAAGGACCTGGGCGTGGTCAACATCGCGAACGCGCTGCCGCAGGTGGTGGCGCCACTGCTGGCGACCGCGATCCTGGCCGGATTCGGCGGCTATCCCGGATTGTTCGCGGCGTCGGCGGTGGCCACGCTGCTCGCCGGATTCGCGGTCACCCGGATCCGATCAGTGCGCTGA
- a CDS encoding GH1 family beta-glucosidase — protein MENPIFPPGFRWGVSTSAFQIEGAVTEGGRGPSIWDTFTATPGKVARGEHAGVAADHYHRYREDVALMADLGVDAYRFSFAWPRIQPTGKGAPEPRGLGFYDRLLDEICAAGIDPVATLYHWDTPQALEDAGGWLARETAERFGEYAEILGTHFADRVKMWIPLNEPMVMSIFGYAIGEYAPGQTLLLGAIPTAHHQHLAHGLAVKALRAAGAQTIGTANNHSPIWPATDSDADHEGARRLDALLNRLFADPVLLGSYPEEFHEHLPAGFADDLPTITQPIDFYGVNYYEPQGAAGPGEGNPLPFELRPIEGYPRTSNDSPIVPDGFRELLLQLKDRYGDRLPPIHITENGCSFADEVTPDGRVPDPERVDFLRDHLWAVRAAMDAGVDVRGYFVWSLLDNFEWSKGYAPRFGLVHVDYETQARTPKDSFSWFRELIAAHGH, from the coding sequence GTGGAGAACCCGATCTTCCCGCCCGGCTTCCGCTGGGGCGTGTCCACCTCGGCCTTCCAGATCGAGGGCGCGGTCACCGAGGGCGGTCGCGGACCGTCCATTTGGGACACGTTCACCGCGACACCGGGAAAGGTGGCCCGTGGCGAACACGCCGGGGTCGCGGCCGATCACTACCACCGCTACCGCGAGGACGTCGCGCTGATGGCCGACCTCGGCGTCGACGCCTACCGGTTCTCCTTCGCCTGGCCCCGCATCCAGCCGACCGGCAAGGGCGCCCCGGAACCCCGCGGCCTCGGCTTCTACGACCGCCTGCTCGACGAGATCTGCGCGGCGGGCATCGATCCGGTCGCCACGCTCTACCACTGGGACACCCCGCAGGCCCTCGAAGACGCCGGCGGTTGGCTCGCTCGCGAGACCGCTGAGCGCTTCGGCGAGTACGCCGAAATCCTCGGTACGCACTTCGCCGATCGGGTGAAGATGTGGATCCCGCTCAACGAGCCGATGGTCATGTCGATCTTCGGGTACGCGATCGGCGAGTACGCGCCCGGCCAGACGCTGCTCCTCGGCGCAATTCCCACCGCGCACCACCAGCACCTCGCGCACGGGCTCGCGGTCAAGGCCCTCCGCGCGGCCGGCGCGCAGACCATCGGCACGGCGAACAACCACTCGCCGATCTGGCCCGCCACGGATTCCGACGCCGACCACGAGGGCGCGCGCAGGCTCGACGCGCTGCTCAACCGCCTCTTCGCCGACCCCGTGCTGCTCGGCAGCTACCCCGAAGAATTCCACGAGCACCTGCCCGCCGGGTTCGCCGACGACCTGCCCACGATCACCCAGCCGATCGACTTCTACGGCGTCAACTACTACGAACCGCAGGGCGCCGCCGGGCCGGGCGAGGGCAATCCGCTGCCGTTCGAGCTTCGCCCGATCGAGGGTTATCCGAGGACCAGCAACGACTCGCCGATCGTCCCCGACGGGTTCCGCGAACTCCTGCTGCAACTCAAGGACCGCTACGGCGACCGCCTCCCGCCGATCCACATCACCGAGAACGGCTGCAGCTTCGCCGACGAGGTCACGCCCGACGGCCGCGTGCCCGACCCCGAGCGCGTCGACTTCCTGCGCGACCACCTCTGGGCGGTGCGCGCCGCGATGGACGCCGGTGTCGACGTGCGCGGGTACTTCGTCTGGTCCCTGCTCGACAACTTCGAGTGGTCCAAGGGCTACGCGCCCCGCTTCGGCCTGGTGCACGTCGACTACGAGACCCAGGCCCGCACCCCGAAGGACTCGTTCTCCTGGTTCCGCGAACTGATCGCGGCCCATGGACACTAG
- a CDS encoding TetR family transcriptional regulator → MPGRCGWEEQDVSENKAHGETTALRRQPVQQRSAKRVEQMLDAGAALIDEIGYESLTTTLIAKRAGVAVGSLYQFFPDKRAVVQALTQRNLDRFMAAIGERLSGVEHSHWWDVVDSILDIYLDMHRNVPGFSKVHFGDVVDRQLLDESRDNNRVIADALTELLSNYLDVPQERLWFAIAIANEAADSLLKLAFHRDPNGDAEVVEETKYLIKTYLASRLGE, encoded by the coding sequence ATGCCGGGGCGTTGCGGCTGGGAGGAGCAGGACGTGTCCGAGAACAAGGCACACGGGGAAACCACCGCACTGCGCCGGCAACCGGTGCAGCAGCGCAGCGCCAAGCGCGTCGAGCAGATGCTGGACGCCGGCGCCGCGCTGATCGACGAGATCGGCTACGAATCGCTGACCACCACGCTGATCGCCAAGCGCGCCGGCGTGGCAGTGGGCTCGCTGTACCAGTTCTTCCCGGACAAGCGGGCCGTGGTGCAGGCGCTCACCCAGCGGAACCTGGACCGGTTCATGGCCGCCATCGGGGAACGCCTGAGCGGGGTCGAGCACTCGCACTGGTGGGACGTCGTCGACTCCATCCTGGACATCTACCTGGACATGCACCGAAATGTGCCAGGCTTCTCCAAAGTCCACTTCGGCGATGTCGTCGACCGGCAATTGCTGGACGAAAGCCGGGACAACAACCGCGTCATCGCGGACGCGCTCACCGAATTGCTTTCGAACTACTTGGATGTGCCGCAGGAACGCCTTTGGTTCGCCATCGCCATCGCGAACGAAGCCGCGGACTCGCTGCTGAAACTGGCCTTCCACCGCGACCCGAACGGGGACGCGGAAGTGGTGGAGGAAACGAAGTACCTGATCAAAACCTACCTGGCCAGCCGCCTGGGAGAGTAG
- a CDS encoding amino acid deaminase/aldolase translates to MNLPDATAFELATKDLDPPLAIVDLAAFDANADDLVRRASKPIRVVSKSVRCRTLLERVLAKPGFRGVMSYSLAEALWLVECGTSEDIVVAYPTVDHAALRRLAADDRARAAISIMVDSPEHLDVVDSALGLEHPEIRVCLELDASWRPLRSLHVGTRRSPVFTPRQARDFAATIERRPGFRLVGMMAYEGQIAGFPDATGGRAQSTVVQWMQRKSAAELLRRRGAAVRAVREVADLEFVNGGGTGSVEVTGSDASVTEIAAGSGLIGPTLFDGYTRFHPRPAALFALPVVRKPTRSIATLFSGGYVASGPAQPSRLPSPYLPAGLKLLGLEGAGEVQTPVTGKGARSLNVGDRVWLRHAKAGELAERFTHYHLIQGDRVDQTVPTYRGEHQNFG, encoded by the coding sequence GTGAACCTCCCTGACGCCACGGCGTTCGAGCTGGCGACGAAGGACCTCGATCCGCCGCTGGCGATCGTCGACCTCGCCGCCTTCGACGCGAACGCCGACGACCTCGTGCGACGGGCGAGCAAGCCCATCCGCGTGGTGAGCAAGTCGGTGCGCTGCCGGACGCTGCTGGAGCGGGTGCTGGCGAAGCCGGGGTTCCGCGGCGTGATGAGCTACTCGCTGGCCGAGGCGTTGTGGCTGGTCGAGTGCGGCACGTCGGAGGACATCGTGGTCGCCTACCCGACCGTGGACCACGCCGCCCTGCGCCGCCTGGCCGCCGACGACCGCGCCCGTGCGGCGATCTCGATCATGGTGGACTCGCCGGAGCACCTGGACGTGGTCGACTCGGCGCTGGGACTGGAGCACCCGGAAATCCGCGTGTGCCTGGAACTGGACGCGTCGTGGCGCCCCCTGCGGTCACTGCACGTCGGCACCCGGCGATCACCGGTCTTCACGCCACGCCAGGCCCGCGACTTCGCCGCGACCATCGAGCGGCGGCCGGGTTTCCGGCTGGTCGGCATGATGGCCTACGAAGGCCAGATCGCCGGTTTCCCGGACGCGACCGGGGGACGCGCGCAGTCGACCGTGGTGCAGTGGATGCAACGGAAGTCAGCGGCCGAGTTGCTGCGCCGCCGCGGTGCGGCAGTGCGCGCGGTGCGTGAGGTCGCGGACCTGGAGTTCGTCAACGGCGGCGGAACCGGAAGCGTCGAAGTCACCGGCTCGGACGCCTCGGTCACGGAAATCGCCGCAGGCTCAGGCCTGATCGGCCCCACCCTGTTCGACGGCTACACCCGCTTCCACCCCCGCCCGGCGGCTTTGTTCGCACTCCCGGTGGTCCGCAAACCCACCCGGAGCATCGCCACCCTGTTCTCGGGCGGCTATGTCGCTTCAGGCCCGGCGCAACCTTCGCGCCTGCCCTCGCCCTACCTGCCCGCAGGCCTGAAACTGCTGGGCCTGGAAGGCGCCGGCGAAGTACAAACCCCGGTAACCGGCAAAGGCGCCCGCTCCCTGAACGTCGGCGACCGAGTCTGGCTACGGCACGCCAAAGCCGGGGAACTGGCGGAACGCTTCACCCACTACCACCTGATCCAAGGTGACCGCGTGGACCAAACCGTCCCCACCTACCGAGGCGAACACCAAAACTTCGGCTGA
- a CDS encoding D-arabinono-1,4-lactone oxidase, whose product MTRWTNWAGTATASPQRVHKPRGLAEISEAVTDVAVDGRRVRALGSGHSFTPIAVADSDALSLVHWTGVASVDLEAKRVTVRSGTTLRELNAELDRLGLAMTNLGDIDAQTIAGAISTGTHGTGARFGGIATQIAALELVLADGTVVGCSADRRPELFHAARVGLGALGVISTVTLQCEPAYVLAAEERAEPLEGVLESFHDQADANDHFEFYWFPYGRDALVKRNNRQPAGTEPEPLSRTRQFVDYRIMENTAFGALCRIGRTVPKLVKPLGKFASSVLSAREYSDTSHRVFVTHRGVRFVESEFAIPRESLHDVFGELRALVPKLENPVAFPVEVRVAAGDDIWLSTAHGRDSAYIAIHQFVGMPYREYFAAFEKIASAAGGRPHWGKMHNLDASALRERYPHFDDFLKVRKEVDPSGVFTNDYLDRVLGPIT is encoded by the coding sequence ATGACACGGTGGACGAACTGGGCCGGGACCGCAACGGCCAGCCCGCAACGCGTGCACAAACCGCGTGGCCTCGCGGAAATCTCCGAAGCCGTGACCGACGTCGCGGTCGACGGGCGTCGCGTGCGCGCGCTGGGCAGCGGCCACTCCTTCACCCCGATCGCGGTCGCCGATTCCGACGCGCTTTCGCTCGTCCACTGGACCGGCGTCGCCTCGGTCGACCTCGAAGCCAAGCGCGTCACCGTGCGTTCCGGCACCACGCTCCGCGAGCTGAACGCCGAGCTCGACCGGCTCGGCCTGGCCATGACCAACCTGGGTGACATCGACGCGCAGACCATCGCCGGCGCCATCTCCACCGGCACGCACGGCACCGGTGCGCGCTTCGGCGGGATCGCCACGCAGATCGCCGCGCTGGAACTGGTGCTGGCCGACGGCACGGTGGTCGGCTGCTCGGCGGACCGGCGGCCGGAGCTGTTCCACGCCGCCCGCGTCGGCCTCGGCGCGCTGGGGGTGATCAGCACGGTCACCCTGCAGTGCGAACCGGCCTACGTGCTCGCCGCCGAGGAACGCGCCGAACCGCTGGAGGGCGTGCTCGAGTCCTTCCACGACCAGGCCGACGCCAACGACCACTTCGAGTTCTACTGGTTCCCCTACGGCCGCGACGCGCTGGTCAAGCGCAACAACCGGCAACCGGCGGGCACCGAACCCGAGCCGCTGAGCCGGACCCGGCAGTTCGTCGACTACCGGATCATGGAGAACACCGCGTTCGGGGCGCTGTGCCGGATCGGGCGCACCGTGCCCAAGCTGGTGAAGCCGCTCGGCAAGTTCGCGTCGTCCGTGTTGTCCGCGCGCGAGTACAGCGACACCTCGCACCGGGTTTTCGTCACCCATCGCGGGGTCCGGTTCGTCGAGTCGGAGTTCGCCATCCCGCGTGAGTCCCTGCACGACGTGTTCGGTGAACTGCGCGCGCTGGTGCCGAAGCTGGAGAACCCGGTGGCCTTCCCGGTGGAGGTGCGGGTGGCCGCGGGCGACGACATCTGGCTGTCGACCGCGCACGGCCGCGACTCCGCCTACATCGCGATCCACCAGTTCGTCGGGATGCCCTACCGCGAGTACTTCGCCGCGTTCGAGAAGATCGCGAGCGCGGCCGGGGGACGGCCGCACTGGGGCAAGATGCACAACCTCGACGCGAGCGCGCTGCGTGAGCGGTATCCCCACTTCGACGACTTCCTCAAGGTGCGCAAGGAAGTCGACCCCAGCGGGGTGTTCACCAACGACTACCTGGACCGAGTACTGGGTCCCATCACTTAA
- a CDS encoding NAD(P)H-binding protein, translating into MRVVIAGGHGQIALRLERLLAARGDHAVGLIRSAEQAADLRDSSAEPVVLDLENAEVDAVAEVLRGADAAVFAAGAGPGSGTARKDTVDRGAAALFAEAAERAGVRRHVQVSAMGLDRADDPGMDEVFAVYLKAKAAAEDDLRARDLDWTILRPGRLTDDHGTGQVHLAESVDGGDVTRDDVAAVLVALLDESRTIHRTLELVEGHTPIDEALERI; encoded by the coding sequence ATGCGAGTTGTGATTGCCGGCGGACACGGACAGATCGCGCTGCGGCTGGAGCGGCTGCTCGCCGCGCGCGGTGACCACGCGGTCGGCCTCATCCGGAGTGCGGAACAGGCGGCCGACCTGCGTGACTCCAGCGCGGAACCGGTGGTGCTCGACCTGGAGAACGCCGAGGTGGACGCCGTCGCCGAGGTCCTGCGGGGCGCGGACGCCGCGGTGTTCGCCGCCGGGGCAGGCCCGGGCAGCGGCACCGCCCGCAAGGACACCGTCGACCGCGGGGCCGCGGCGCTGTTCGCCGAGGCCGCCGAGCGGGCCGGGGTGCGGCGCCACGTCCAGGTGAGCGCGATGGGCCTGGACCGCGCCGACGACCCCGGCATGGACGAGGTGTTCGCGGTCTACCTGAAGGCCAAGGCCGCCGCCGAGGACGACCTGCGGGCGCGTGACCTGGACTGGACCATCCTGCGCCCGGGCCGCCTCACCGACGACCACGGCACCGGCCAGGTCCACCTGGCCGAGTCCGTCGACGGCGGCGACGTCACCCGCGACGACGTGGCCGCCGTGCTGGTCGCCCTGCTGGACGAGTCACGCACCATCCACCGGACCCTCGAACTCGTCGAAGGCCACACGCCGATCGATGAGGCCCTGGAAAGGATCTAG